In a single window of the Deltaproteobacteria bacterium genome:
- a CDS encoding transposase — protein EAYERWKRGVRDVVFPAGSYAMRVYQGVAVADTA, from the coding sequence CGAGGCGTACGAGCGGTGGAAGCGCGGCGTGCGCGACGTGGTGTTCCCGGCCGGCTCGTATGCGATGCGCGTCTATCAAGGCGTCGCCGTCGCCGACACAGCTTGA